GAGATATTTCGGACGTCATGCGCGTAGTCGGGACCGAATGCACGCGGCTTACCCGGATAGATCACATGGCTCCGCTCACCAACACGATGCTCTTCAAGAATCCCAGTCGCCACTACGAAGGCTCCTGAAGACGCGCCGTGATCGTGGAAGCCAGTGGATTGTCCCGGCATCCAGCTGATCACCCATATGTCATAGTCCTGATCGTGATAGAGCCGCTCATACCATCGCCGTTCGGCGCGCAGTCGCACTCGATCCAGCCATTCATCAGACGCCGCGAACAGCGAGACGATATTTTCTAGCTGCTCTGGCGTTCTCGAAACCACGACGGGAAGGCCTTTCGCTGCTATCAATGTGTTGCTAGCGTCATGGGCAAGTCGTTTGTCTGTTGCAAGTTGCATGAGACTTCTCCTGTAGCAAAATCTTCGCCAACAAGCCATGCACGGATGCCGGCTTCTCGACGGATGCTATGGGTGGACGATGAGGTTTTCGGATGAGCTTTGGGGAGGGCGCTTCAGGTGTATCTGGGGATGTTGCCGCTCACCCAACGAAGGGCTGGTCACAGCAACAACAATGAAATAGAGAAAACGCCATGTTTGACGCTAGCATGGCATGAAGAATCGGGTCAATGTTTTAGGAACCTTGTTCAAGCAGCTTGATCCTTCGGGGGTGGCATTTTGCGGTCAGAGGCGTGCGACTTCACCGACGCTTACTGGAGGGGCGACCTCGACGGCCTCGGCTAAGTTGCGGCAGGTGCTGGAGTGGATGAGATAGATCTTACGGTTGCACAGAAGTCATCGAAACTGAGACGCGACGAAGCCCCAATAAGCTGAATCTCGAGTTTCCATCGACATCTCTCTCGCGCCCCAAGGCTTCGGGCGGTGCCGTTATGTACCGCAGAGGCGAGGGAGTCGACGTTTGAAGTAGTGGGTTCGAGCGCCACGGTGTATTGCTTCTCGACTCCGGTTGTAGGCCACGTTCCTGCACAGATCCACATGCCTAAGAAGGGAAGGGCGTTTGGATCAAACCGCACGACGAGCCCCTGGCCCACTTTTTCCCGGTAGAGTGCACCCCAGCCAGACTTTCCCATGCGGGCAAAGAGTTTGTGTGCCGTTCTTCCATCCTTGGCTCCAACTCTGCTGAGGTCCACTACAGCTCCCGAGGACGACTGCGCTCGAGGCCACGCGACGGCACTATTTCGCATGACCAGATCGGCGGCTGAATACTCAACCGTGACTTCTTCGATCTCGCTCGGTAGGACGATACGGTCTCCCGCGTCGACTCGGAGTAGCGGATGGGCGGACCAGAGCCAGGTTGTAGGGGAGTCAGACGGATTGAAGAGGTCGTACTCGAGAACGAGGGAGGACTCCTGCAAGGTGGCGCGTCGGGTTAGGCTCAATGGTCTCGACGTCGCATCGGCGTGAAGGACAATGCCCTCATCGTGAGAGTCGACATTCCAGTTGATCCGCCATAGGTCGCCGTGGTCAGGTACTGGCGCTTCGCATGCAATACTCTCGCAACTCGCAACACTCGGAAGGCACTCGTCAAAACCGCCGCCGTCACTCTCGTCGAAGTTTGCTGTCGACGAGACTCGATGGTAGTTCTGCAACGGTGGCAATAAAAACTCCTCTCCCGTCAACGTGCTGCACAGAGACGTGATCTTGCCGCCAAAAGCAGGAAGAATTCGAACCTGCAGGAGGTTGTTTTGAAGCGAAAGTGTTTGTTCCGTGTTCCTCTCCATAGGTCAATCAGCCTTCATGGTAGACCGTATCAAAAACATCTTGACAATCAGGAATTGACTGTGACACCTTCTGTAGCGGTAACGTTCACGATATTTACACCATTATGTAAATACCGAATTGCTAACGTTGCATCGTGTACCTACACATTTTATTGCGCTTTGCCGCTTTTGCAGAGGATACGCATCTGAAATGCGATCACACTCATGAAGCTTCGCGCTTCAATCGAGTAATAGTAATAAGGAGAGGGGTTATGACGGCGAGGATGACAAGCTCCATTGAATCAAAGATATCGAACCTGAAGCATCAGCACGGCGAGGCAGGAAGTAGATACTTGCGAGTTGTCTTCGCAATCTGTTTTGCGGTCTTCTTCGGATGTGCTTTAGGTGGACGCGCACAGACGCCTGGAATCGCCGAAAAGCCTTATCAGGGTTGGAGCAGCTTTAGTCAGCAGACGATCTCGAGTAACTTTCTGACTCAGGCAAATATGACTGCGCAATCGGACGCATTGTTCGCTTCTGGGCTGCAGGGCCACGGCTTCAACTACATCAACATGGATTCAGGCTGGCAGGGGAGCTTCGATGCTAATGGGCGTCCGATTCCGAATTCCACGATCTTCCCCGATATCACTGCGCTCGTCGCGCACATCCATACAAACGGGCAAAAGGCCGGAATCTATTGGATTCCCGGCGTGGAATATCCGGCTGTGGTTGCGAACTCGACAATCCTTGGTACGCCGTACCATATCCAGGACATTCTGGCCGTCCCTTATACGGCTGGGAATGCCTTCGGTGCGCCTGGAACCTCGCCGTATCACTACAAGATCGACTTCACGAAGCCGGGAGCGCAGGAATATATCAATTCTGTTGTAAATCTCTTCGCTTCGTGGGGTATCGACGCGATCAAACTCGATGCTGTGACGCCGGGCTCGTATAGCGATGACCTGTCGATCGATAACCGAGCGGATGTGGCGGCGTGGGCGGAGGCAATTGCACAGAGCGGTCGGCCAATCTGGTTCACTATTTCGTGGGCACTCGACCAGGACTACCTGAGTGTCTGGCAACAGTTTGCGAACGCACGCAGAATTGAAGGCGACATCGACTGCGAAGGAAACTGCTCCACAATTACGAACTGGGCCATGGCCTCCTGGCGTTTTTACGATCTAGTGGGTTGGCAGAATGCTGCCGGTCCTTTGGTTGGCTGGAACGACCTTGATTCGCTGGAGGTCATGAACAACACCACTTCAGGCTTGAGCTATGAGGAGCGGCGATCAATAGCTACCCTGTGGGCGATGGCCAATGCGCCAATGTATCTGGGTGGCGACCTGACGACTCTGGATGCTTTTGGGAAACAGCTTCTGACAAATGATGAGGTAATTGCTATCGATCAGTCCGCGCATCCAGCGAAGCAGGCTTTGGGTGGTGATACACCAGTCTGGGTGTCTGACATGGAAGATGGGAATTACTACGTGGCGTTGTTCAACTTGAACGCGTTCCCATCCCGAGTGGTCGTCCCCTGGAACAGTCTTGGCTTTGCTCACGCGAGCCGAGTTCGCGACTTGTGGAATCACATTGAGCTGGGAAGCCTAGACCACGGATTCGATACGACGATCCTGGGTCACGGCGTGCGACTTCTGAAGGTTACAGGTGAGGGACGCCCCAGACCAACCGAATCGCAGAGCTATGAGGCCGAGGCGGCGACATTGAGCGGCACCGCCGTTATTGCCGCTTGCTCAGCCTGCTCCGGCGGAGAAAAGGTTGGTGGTCTTGCACTGGGTTGGAACAATGCGGTCACTTTCAACAACGTCGCCACGAGCAGAACAGGGGTCTATCAGATGCAGATTGACTCGTTGACCCAGGGTCCACGGTCGCTGAT
This Tunturibacter gelidoferens DNA region includes the following protein-coding sequences:
- a CDS encoding alpha-galactosidase D encodes the protein MTARMTSSIESKISNLKHQHGEAGSRYLRVVFAICFAVFFGCALGGRAQTPGIAEKPYQGWSSFSQQTISSNFLTQANMTAQSDALFASGLQGHGFNYINMDSGWQGSFDANGRPIPNSTIFPDITALVAHIHTNGQKAGIYWIPGVEYPAVVANSTILGTPYHIQDILAVPYTAGNAFGAPGTSPYHYKIDFTKPGAQEYINSVVNLFASWGIDAIKLDAVTPGSYSDDLSIDNRADVAAWAEAIAQSGRPIWFTISWALDQDYLSVWQQFANARRIEGDIDCEGNCSTITNWAMASWRFYDLVGWQNAAGPLVGWNDLDSLEVMNNTTSGLSYEERRSIATLWAMANAPMYLGGDLTTLDAFGKQLLTNDEVIAIDQSAHPAKQALGGDTPVWVSDMEDGNYYVALFNLNAFPSRVVVPWNSLGFAHASRVRDLWNHIELGSLDHGFDTTILGHGVRLLKVTGEGRPRPTESQSYEAEAATLSGTAVIAACSACSGGEKVGGLALGWNNAVTFNNVATSRTGVYQMQIDSLTQGPRSLIYQVNGGPLQTLNVGGGSFFLPSSTTVSVALNKGINSIKFGSPTSYPPDMDRIVVSGDGSGTPPLPSSTTFEAENATLAGTVTPPYCEYCSGADEAGNIGGGSGNTVTFTQVNVAKTGTYLMEVDYLTAAPRSFFISVNGGANTELDLNGSSWNLPASTVIPVQLQAGSNTIQFGNDSGYAPALDRIAIAPAVESPTLTGAIASKTGGENLRVWKIALTNSGSGRAQGSQLNTFSVTQAGGDGACHPKVIEQLPIELNGIAPGGHAVVDVPIDFSKCGKSATFNVNLVFSSDNGADVGDLVGTAEPR